One part of the Cellvibrionales bacterium genome encodes these proteins:
- a CDS encoding ABC transporter ATP-binding protein has translation MTEEPYIQLNNVAFAYGDRPILKDIDLSIPKGKLVAIMGGSGCGKTTLLRLLSGQQRPQHGEVLVGGERVDQMNTKALYRFRRKMGMLFQFGALFTDLSVFDNVAFPLRENTDLPESVIRDLVMMKLSAVGLRGTQDMKTSELSGGMARRVALARAVALDPALMLYDEPFTGLDPISLGVIAHLIKKLNAALGTTAIMVTHDIHHSLALADKVCFMAHGEIVASGTPQEVLNSTDPWVKQFVRGAADGPVQFAFPAKTTIAQDFGMEQQHGR, from the coding sequence GTGACAGAAGAACCCTACATCCAGCTCAATAATGTGGCCTTTGCTTACGGGGATCGACCGATCCTGAAAGATATTGATCTGAGCATCCCCAAAGGCAAGTTGGTAGCCATTATGGGCGGCAGCGGTTGTGGGAAAACGACATTGCTGCGTTTATTGTCGGGGCAACAGCGACCGCAACACGGTGAAGTGTTGGTGGGTGGCGAACGCGTTGATCAAATGAATACCAAGGCGCTGTACCGTTTCCGTCGCAAGATGGGCATGTTGTTTCAATTTGGCGCGCTGTTTACCGATTTATCTGTCTTCGATAATGTGGCTTTTCCTCTGCGTGAAAACACCGATCTGCCGGAGAGTGTGATTCGCGATTTGGTGATGATGAAGCTCTCTGCCGTGGGCTTGCGCGGCACACAAGATATGAAAACTTCCGAACTGTCTGGCGGTATGGCGCGTCGCGTTGCCTTGGCGCGTGCGGTGGCACTGGATCCCGCATTGATGTTGTACGACGAACCGTTCACCGGTTTGGATCCGATTTCTCTGGGTGTTATCGCGCATCTCATCAAAAAGCTGAATGCAGCACTGGGCACAACAGCCATTATGGTGACGCACGATATTCACCATTCCCTCGCCTTGGCAGACAAGGTTTGTTTTATGGCGCACGGTGAAATTGTTGCCTCCGGCACACCGCAAGAAGTGCTGAATTCGACAGATCCTTGGGTGAAGCAATTTGTGCGCGGCGCGGCAGACGGTCCGGTGCAGTTTGCGTTTCCTGCCAAGACAACCATTGCGCAAGATTTTGGAATGGAGCAGCAGCATGGCCGATGA
- the ampD gene encoding 1,6-anhydro-N-acetylmuramyl-L-alanine amidase AmpD, with protein MEAVLFNEGWLRGVRHLPSTNCNPRPVNACVDLLVIHNISLPPNQFGGGYVDQLFCNTLDCNAHPYFEQLRELRVSAHFFIGRNGDVTQFVSLDQRAWHAGVSQWLGRENCNDFSVGIELEGTDTIPYTDEQYTALQKIAREVMQYFPAITVDRIVGHSDIAPARKTDPGAAFDWQRFSNSLVSK; from the coding sequence ATGGAGGCAGTGTTGTTTAACGAGGGTTGGTTACGAGGTGTGCGTCATTTGCCCTCGACAAACTGCAATCCGCGTCCAGTGAATGCCTGTGTGGATTTATTAGTGATTCACAATATCAGCCTGCCGCCGAACCAATTTGGCGGCGGTTATGTGGATCAACTTTTTTGTAATACTTTAGACTGCAATGCGCATCCGTATTTTGAGCAGCTGCGTGAACTGCGCGTATCTGCCCATTTTTTTATTGGACGCAACGGCGATGTGACGCAGTTTGTTTCACTGGATCAACGCGCTTGGCATGCCGGTGTTTCTCAATGGTTGGGGCGAGAGAACTGCAATGATTTTTCCGTGGGTATTGAATTAGAGGGTACGGACACTATTCCGTATACCGACGAGCAGTACACTGCCTTGCAAAAAATTGCGCGCGAGGTGATGCAGTATTTCCCAGCGATTACCGTGGATAGAATTGTGGGACACAGCGATATTGCGCCGGCGCGAAAAACGGATCCTGGTGCAGCTTTTGATTGGCAGCGCTTCAGCAATAGTTTGGTTTCTAAATAA
- a CDS encoding VacJ family lipoprotein has product MIKTYGKYFLFAAFFSAMTGCAGAGSNNRDPLEPMNRAIYKFNDKADAYVMKPVAEGYRSVTPQPVRTGVRNFFNNLDDMSSTVNYALQAKPLPSFYSFSRVVLNSTAGIFGFFDLTGEQQRRFPGTDFGQTLARWGWKDSSYLVVPLFGPSTIRDGIGTLADLAFRNGVIYDNPHDDRIFASAAMDAVSTRESLLGVEDTIQGAALDPYAYTRDGWLQIRAKTTGDTVESADPADENIDDLMQ; this is encoded by the coding sequence ATGATAAAAACTTACGGTAAGTATTTTTTATTCGCGGCTTTTTTCTCGGCAATGACCGGCTGCGCGGGCGCGGGAAGTAATAACCGTGATCCGCTGGAGCCCATGAACCGTGCAATTTATAAATTCAATGACAAGGCAGATGCCTATGTGATGAAGCCAGTTGCAGAAGGCTACCGTTCTGTGACGCCGCAGCCTGTGCGTACAGGCGTGAGAAACTTTTTCAATAACTTGGATGATATGTCCAGCACGGTTAATTACGCGCTGCAAGCAAAGCCGCTGCCTAGTTTTTACTCCTTTTCTCGTGTGGTATTGAACTCAACAGCGGGTATTTTTGGCTTTTTTGATTTGACCGGCGAGCAGCAGCGCCGCTTTCCCGGCACAGACTTTGGGCAGACATTGGCTCGTTGGGGTTGGAAAGATAGTAGCTATTTGGTGGTGCCATTGTTTGGACCTTCAACCATTCGTGATGGTATCGGTACCTTGGCAGATTTAGCGTTCCGCAACGGAGTGATTTACGACAATCCGCACGATGATCGAATTTTTGCCTCGGCAGCAATGGACGCCGTGAGTACGCGGGAGTCGCTCCTAGGGGTGGAAGATACTATTCAAGGTGCGGCCTTGGATCCTTACGCGTATACCCGCGATGGCTGGCTGCAAATACGCGCAAAAACCACGGGTGATACGGTAGAAAGTGCGGATCCTGCTGACGAAAATATTGATGATCTGATGCAATGA
- a CDS encoding ABC transporter substrate-binding protein — protein sequence MQVKWLQFFSAALLVLSAHVYAQETPVSIVSATSEAVRTELLKENGSNTDAVRTEVEKLVHPRFDFARMTALAVGKYWRTATPEQKTALSDEFRVLLTRTYYTTMLRYRTVKVDVSPDALLENEGKQATVKSTVTMGAGQQPVKIDYVLYNTEKGWQVFNVVVEGASLVTVYRNQFADEVNKGGIAGLIQSLRNKNAQPAQQS from the coding sequence ATGCAAGTGAAATGGTTGCAGTTTTTTTCAGCGGCTTTGTTGGTTTTGAGTGCTCATGTGTATGCACAAGAAACACCGGTTTCCATCGTGAGCGCCACCTCGGAAGCAGTTCGCACTGAATTGCTAAAAGAAAATGGCAGCAATACCGATGCGGTGCGAACGGAAGTTGAGAAGTTGGTGCATCCGCGTTTTGACTTTGCGCGCATGACAGCGCTGGCTGTGGGCAAATACTGGCGCACAGCAACGCCTGAGCAAAAAACAGCTTTGAGTGACGAGTTTCGCGTTCTGCTGACGCGTACTTACTACACCACCATGCTGCGTTATCGCACAGTTAAAGTGGATGTCAGTCCAGATGCGCTGCTGGAAAATGAAGGCAAACAGGCGACTGTAAAATCCACAGTCACCATGGGCGCAGGCCAGCAACCCGTGAAAATTGATTATGTGTTGTATAACACCGAGAAAGGCTGGCAGGTGTTTAATGTTGTAGTTGAAGGTGCAAGTTTGGTGACGGTGTATCGCAATCAATTTGCTGATGAAGTGAATAAAGGCGGTATCGCTGGTTTGATTCAGTCGTTGCGCAACAAAAATGCGCAGCCAGCGCAGCAGTCGTAA
- a CDS encoding MoaD/ThiS family protein, translated as MNAEQKTVTFELLAGIERQAGCRYIDVQVDSEHATVGDALRVLQNEYPKLHEAIERCACAVGDAIVRRQATLPASGAIVLLPPVSGG; from the coding sequence GTGAACGCCGAACAAAAAACGGTGACATTTGAATTATTGGCGGGCATAGAACGCCAAGCGGGTTGCCGTTATATCGATGTGCAAGTTGACAGTGAACACGCCACTGTTGGCGATGCTTTACGCGTGCTGCAAAACGAATATCCAAAATTGCATGAAGCGATTGAACGCTGCGCTTGCGCGGTGGGCGATGCCATTGTGCGTCGGCAAGCGACATTGCCCGCGAGCGGCGCGATTGTTTTACTGCCGCCGGTGTCTGGAGGTTGA
- a CDS encoding DUF1631 family protein, which produces MAVSIAERTSNTPQQHWFSLASVYLHDQLRAVFDACEEELLQDGEQTVFCCELRRARRSFVDNYLNQLWLRCQNPTEVWVIGGSSAAPRARTLIYLTDADRAVRALYQDQAVRIGNLVAAWRQQTGIVNSVFDCPFAPHILTRLFFLLLPEIHLPLRVRCKLASKFIEDLPRFSMTLQDAVFSALQRRGVSDTALEPVAMPEWWEVLEKMRQPSATALALIAPPRSVERVSALAQQIAVAALDNDVATVQTLLASQRSTTLFSWLSERIADANGQTPPLGKEVLCLLAGPLLQAACEESFVDFAHPARKVLLEWSHWAPGWQDSIGIDGVVPEFCRELSTTLAKQLAQGATSLLQEWLQLQDYLQQLRYRVQQDMTTAVASTRLSLQVLEVRSEVEALIATRANSEFWPPVVIEILHDYWLSLLLSIHWREGTASDNWLSALAVVDDLLASVQPAQDRQARIRAMQHIPVLLQELRKGFDQLGCDRQTYSALLDRLQAVHLAMAKDEASSLTEKFIRWPAAASKPAQGDPFEVGTWLRGEDGRVLAVEFSDRWCTALRDAHDASLECHSTAVLQAAFYEGNLEVLPVPAYLQLLAS; this is translated from the coding sequence ATGGCTGTCTCTATCGCTGAAAGAACAAGCAACACACCGCAACAGCATTGGTTCTCACTGGCTAGTGTGTATCTGCACGATCAATTGCGTGCTGTTTTTGACGCCTGCGAAGAAGAGCTGCTGCAGGATGGCGAACAAACGGTCTTCTGCTGCGAACTGCGTCGTGCTCGGCGATCGTTTGTCGATAACTATTTAAACCAATTGTGGCTGCGTTGCCAAAACCCGACAGAAGTATGGGTAATAGGTGGCAGTAGTGCAGCGCCGCGTGCGCGTACGCTGATTTATCTCACCGATGCAGACAGAGCCGTGCGTGCGTTGTATCAAGATCAAGCGGTGCGTATCGGCAATTTGGTAGCAGCATGGCGACAACAGACGGGTATTGTTAATTCGGTTTTTGATTGTCCCTTTGCTCCGCATATTTTAACGCGATTGTTTTTTCTGCTGCTGCCGGAAATTCATCTACCGTTGCGTGTGCGTTGTAAGCTGGCCTCCAAATTTATCGAAGATCTACCGCGTTTTTCAATGACCTTACAGGATGCCGTGTTTAGCGCATTACAGCGCCGCGGGGTATCTGACACGGCACTTGAGCCTGTGGCAATGCCTGAATGGTGGGAGGTGCTGGAAAAAATGCGCCAACCTTCGGCAACGGCGCTGGCCCTCATTGCGCCGCCGCGCTCTGTTGAACGGGTATCGGCGTTGGCGCAACAAATTGCCGTCGCAGCGCTAGATAATGATGTTGCAACTGTGCAAACACTCTTGGCGAGCCAGCGTTCAACAACACTGTTCTCGTGGTTGTCTGAACGCATTGCTGATGCAAACGGCCAAACACCGCCGTTAGGTAAAGAAGTATTGTGTCTGCTAGCGGGGCCGTTACTGCAAGCGGCGTGTGAAGAATCGTTTGTTGATTTTGCGCATCCTGCCAGAAAAGTTTTGTTGGAGTGGAGTCATTGGGCACCGGGCTGGCAGGACAGTATAGGAATTGATGGTGTGGTGCCGGAGTTTTGTCGGGAGTTATCTACGACTTTGGCAAAACAATTAGCGCAAGGTGCGACATCGTTATTACAGGAATGGTTGCAGTTACAAGATTATTTGCAGCAATTGCGTTATCGCGTGCAGCAAGATATGACAACCGCTGTTGCCAGCACGCGCTTGTCCTTGCAGGTATTGGAGGTGCGCTCAGAAGTGGAGGCACTGATTGCCACGCGTGCCAATTCAGAATTTTGGCCGCCAGTGGTCATCGAAATTTTGCATGACTACTGGTTGAGCTTGTTGCTGTCTATACATTGGCGCGAAGGAACAGCTTCTGATAATTGGTTGAGTGCGCTCGCCGTTGTTGATGATTTATTGGCATCTGTGCAGCCCGCGCAAGACAGACAAGCGCGTATTCGCGCCATGCAGCACATTCCTGTCTTGTTGCAGGAATTGCGCAAAGGTTTTGATCAGTTAGGTTGTGATCGCCAAACCTACAGTGCGTTGCTTGATCGCTTACAAGCAGTGCATTTGGCAATGGCGAAGGACGAAGCTTCTTCTTTGACAGAAAAATTTATTCGTTGGCCAGCGGCAGCGTCGAAGCCTGCACAGGGTGATCCTTTTGAGGTGGGTACATGGTTGCGCGGCGAAGATGGGCGAGTGCTGGCGGTGGAATTTTCAGACCGCTGGTGCACGGCGCTGCGCGATGCGCACGATGCTTCTTTGGAGTGTCATAGCACAGCGGTTCTGCAGGCTGCGTTTTACGAAGGCAACTTAGAAGTGTTGCCTGTGCCGGCATATTTACAATTACTTGCGTCGTAA
- a CDS encoding molybdenum cofactor biosynthesis protein MoaE, whose product MGEAPLDINALLALSEYPDCGGLALFAGAVRNHHEGKSVQRLIYSAYLPVCERLLADIEAEAKAKFGVSYIAVRHRVGELAIGELAIVCVVQAPHRAEAFAACRWAVDAVKHGAPIWKEEFYTDGSSQFVEGCCLHNHDDEEVEHRHHHHKECA is encoded by the coding sequence ATGGGTGAAGCGCCGTTGGACATCAACGCGCTGCTGGCTTTGAGCGAGTATCCCGATTGCGGCGGCTTGGCATTGTTTGCCGGTGCAGTGCGCAATCACCACGAAGGTAAATCGGTGCAGCGTTTAATTTACAGCGCGTATTTGCCGGTGTGCGAGCGTTTATTGGCAGACATAGAAGCGGAAGCGAAAGCAAAATTTGGTGTGAGCTATATTGCCGTGCGTCATCGCGTGGGCGAATTGGCCATTGGCGAATTGGCGATCGTGTGTGTGGTGCAAGCGCCGCACCGCGCAGAAGCGTTTGCCGCCTGCCGTTGGGCGGTGGATGCAGTGAAACACGGCGCGCCAATTTGGAAAGAAGAGTTTTATACCGATGGCAGCAGCCAGTTTGTGGAAGGCTGTTGTTTACACAATCACGATGATGAAGAAGTAGAGCATCGTCACCATCATCACAAGGAATGCGCATGA
- the mlaE gene encoding lipid asymmetry maintenance ABC transporter permease subunit MlaE — protein MADERNLPSGVVNTLRELGAWFINTLWKLGFASRFLAAVVMQSGQLFLRPQLLIREIFFAGVLSLIIIVVSGLFVGMVLGLQGYNTLVRFGSADALGTLVALSLLRELGPVLAALLFASRSGSAMTAEIGLMKATEQLDAMAVMGVNPLARVVAPRFWAGLFSLPILTALFNVMGIIGGYYVGVVMIGLDEGSYWAQMQNAVDLHDDVINGLIKSLFFGVAVTLIAVFEGYDAEATAAGVSAATTRTVVTSALVILAMDFVLTAFMF, from the coding sequence ATGGCCGATGAGCGCAACTTACCCAGTGGTGTTGTGAACACGCTGCGTGAGCTAGGGGCGTGGTTCATCAATACACTCTGGAAACTCGGGTTCGCCAGCCGTTTTCTAGCGGCGGTGGTGATGCAGTCGGGACAGTTGTTTCTGCGTCCTCAATTACTGATCCGCGAAATCTTTTTTGCCGGCGTGCTCTCGCTCATCATCATCGTGGTGTCGGGCTTGTTTGTCGGTATGGTATTGGGCTTACAGGGTTACAACACGCTGGTGCGATTTGGTTCGGCGGATGCGCTGGGTACGCTGGTAGCGCTGTCGCTGTTGCGTGAGTTGGGGCCGGTGTTAGCGGCGCTGTTGTTTGCCAGTCGTTCCGGTTCGGCCATGACGGCGGAAATTGGTTTGATGAAAGCCACCGAGCAGTTGGACGCGATGGCGGTAATGGGAGTGAACCCGCTGGCGCGCGTAGTTGCACCACGGTTTTGGGCGGGCTTGTTTTCACTGCCTATATTGACGGCGTTGTTCAATGTTATGGGTATCATTGGCGGCTACTATGTCGGCGTGGTGATGATCGGCCTTGATGAAGGCTCATACTGGGCGCAGATGCAAAATGCAGTAGATTTGCATGACGATGTGATCAATGGTCTGATCAAAAGCCTATTTTTTGGTGTTGCTGTAACCTTGATAGCTGTGTTTGAGGGTTATGACGCTGAGGCAACGGCGGCGGGAGTATCTGCTGCCACGACGCGCACAGTAGTGACATCGGCACTGGTGATTTTGGCGATGGATTTTGTACTCACAGCATTTATGTTTTGA
- a CDS encoding bifunctional molybdenum cofactor biosynthesis protein MoaC/MoaB, with protein sequence MKDITLKPESLRQAIATATLKAPPECIELLRRGETEKGDALKTARVAGILAAKRCDEMIPLCHPLPIYSSEITFVLDAAAVHIQASVETIAATGVEMEALLAANVAALTIYDMLKPHTEQENLLLTDCKLLQKTGGKSHFKRKLKRRCSAMVIVLSDTVAQGRKEDTAGRSICEVLTTAGFDPIGYCVLPDESAELEAVLKENIAQQVSLIITVGGTGLGPRDRTVEVVTPLLTQEVPGIMEAARVFGQKRTPYAMLSRGVAGFAEQSLVVTFPGSRRGAEESMAALLPGLVHLLDVFVGKPHTGGYQ encoded by the coding sequence ATGAAAGACATCACGCTAAAACCTGAGAGTTTGCGTCAAGCGATAGCGACTGCCACCTTAAAAGCACCGCCAGAATGTATTGAATTATTGCGCCGTGGTGAAACAGAAAAAGGTGATGCACTGAAAACGGCACGCGTGGCCGGCATACTCGCGGCGAAACGCTGCGATGAAATGATTCCGCTGTGTCACCCACTGCCGATTTACAGTTCAGAAATTACTTTTGTGTTGGATGCAGCGGCTGTGCATATTCAAGCCAGCGTAGAAACCATTGCTGCGACCGGCGTAGAAATGGAAGCGCTGTTGGCGGCGAATGTTGCCGCACTCACTATTTACGACATGTTGAAGCCGCACACCGAACAGGAAAATTTATTGCTGACCGATTGCAAACTGTTGCAAAAAACCGGCGGCAAATCGCATTTCAAACGCAAATTAAAGCGGCGTTGTTCCGCGATGGTGATCGTGCTGTCGGACACCGTGGCGCAGGGCAGAAAAGAAGATACAGCAGGGCGCAGTATTTGCGAGGTGCTGACCACAGCGGGCTTTGATCCAATTGGCTATTGCGTATTGCCCGATGAATCTGCTGAATTGGAAGCAGTGCTGAAAGAAAACATTGCGCAGCAGGTGAGCTTGATTATCACCGTGGGCGGTACAGGTTTAGGGCCGCGAGACAGAACGGTGGAAGTGGTCACGCCACTGCTCACGCAGGAAGTGCCAGGCATTATGGAAGCGGCGCGTGTCTTCGGACAAAAACGCACACCGTATGCGATGTTGTCGCGCGGCGTGGCCGGTTTTGCCGAGCAAAGTTTGGTGGTGACTTTCCCTGGTAGTCGTCGCGGTGCAGAAGAATCCATGGCAGCTTTATTGCCAGGCTTGGTGCACTTGTTGGATGTTTTTGTTGGCAAACCACACACAGGCGGGTATCAATAA
- the meaB gene encoding methylmalonyl Co-A mutase-associated GTPase MeaB: MAMNSSVDIDALRAGNRRALAKAITLVESKRDDHREQAQQLLETALPHTGNSIRIGITGVPGVGKSTFIEAFGLYLIAQGKKVAVLAVDPSSPVAGGSILGDKTRMEELSRRDEAFIRPSPSEGSLGGVAHKTRETMLLCEAAGYDVIIVETVGVGQSEYEVASMVDFFLVLMLPNAGDELQGIKRGIMELADGLVVNKADGDALVFAEQTRSHYRNALKLLKHPDYWQPRVVCCSALQHQGVDAVWQMVQEYYTASQDASAFLEKRAKQNVEWMKKLLHEMIDARLQKNPALATRLPSLQSDIVAGRVTPYSAARELISFL, from the coding sequence ATGGCAATGAATTCTTCTGTAGATATAGATGCTTTGCGCGCTGGCAATCGCCGTGCATTGGCAAAAGCTATTACCTTGGTTGAAAGTAAGCGCGACGATCATCGCGAGCAGGCACAGCAGTTGTTGGAAACGGCGTTGCCGCATACGGGCAACAGCATTCGTATCGGCATTACTGGCGTGCCTGGTGTGGGTAAATCCACTTTTATTGAAGCCTTTGGTTTGTATTTAATTGCACAGGGAAAAAAAGTGGCGGTGTTGGCGGTGGATCCCAGCTCCCCTGTTGCTGGCGGTAGTATTTTGGGTGACAAAACGCGCATGGAAGAATTGTCGCGCCGCGATGAAGCCTTTATTCGACCATCACCTTCGGAAGGTTCTCTCGGTGGCGTGGCACACAAAACTCGCGAAACCATGTTGCTGTGCGAGGCGGCGGGCTACGATGTCATCATTGTGGAGACGGTAGGTGTCGGCCAGTCTGAATACGAAGTGGCCAGCATGGTGGATTTTTTCTTGGTGTTGATGCTGCCGAACGCCGGCGATGAATTGCAGGGCATCAAGCGCGGCATTATGGAATTGGCGGATGGTCTTGTGGTGAATAAGGCGGACGGTGATGCCTTGGTGTTTGCCGAACAAACACGCAGCCACTACCGCAATGCGCTCAAATTATTAAAACATCCCGATTATTGGCAGCCGCGCGTAGTGTGTTGCTCGGCACTGCAACATCAAGGTGTGGATGCTGTCTGGCAGATGGTGCAGGAATACTACACAGCCAGTCAGGATGCCAGCGCATTCCTAGAAAAACGCGCAAAGCAAAATGTCGAATGGATGAAAAAACTGCTGCACGAAATGATCGATGCACGCTTACAAAAAAATCCCGCACTGGCTACGCGTTTACCGTCGTTGCAGAGTGACATCGTAGCTGGGCGTGTTACCCCTTATAGCGCGGCGCGGGAGTTGATAAGTTTTCTATAA
- the mlaD gene encoding outer membrane lipid asymmetry maintenance protein MlaD, protein MKRATIDLWVGVFVAIGLLSVAFLSLKVANLTGSSGEKTYTLYADFDNIGGLKVKAPVKSSGVVVGRVVSIGLDKTTYRAHVTLALDANYEFSRDASVEILTSGLLGEQYIGVTQGGDEDVLKPGEKFTLVSSALVLEQLIGKFMTSMAEKPATTTPAPAPAPTAP, encoded by the coding sequence ATGAAACGAGCAACAATAGATTTATGGGTGGGTGTGTTTGTGGCTATCGGCTTATTGTCGGTGGCTTTTTTGTCGTTGAAAGTTGCCAATCTTACAGGCAGTAGTGGTGAGAAAACTTACACACTCTATGCAGATTTTGACAATATCGGTGGTTTGAAAGTAAAAGCGCCGGTGAAATCTTCCGGCGTGGTGGTGGGGCGTGTGGTAAGTATCGGTTTGGATAAAACAACTTACCGTGCACATGTCACCTTGGCGTTGGATGCCAACTACGAATTTAGCCGCGATGCGAGTGTCGAGATTTTAACTTCCGGTTTATTGGGTGAGCAGTACATCGGTGTAACGCAGGGCGGCGATGAAGATGTGCTCAAACCGGGTGAGAAGTTTACTTTGGTGTCTTCGGCCTTGGTGTTGGAGCAGTTGATCGGCAAGTTCATGACATCCATGGCAGAAAAGCCGGCGACAACAACGCCTGCACCAGCGCCTGCACCAACAGCACCGTAA
- a CDS encoding SDR family NAD(P)-dependent oxidoreductase, which translates to MKNLQGKVAVITGAGSGIGRALAQAFAAEGCHMALVDINEGGLQETAALLAGKNVRVSTHVASVADRERMAALPAEVEQQHGAIHLLFNNAGVTVNKSFADHTLQDLDFVLGINLWGVLYGCHYFLPYIQKQGEGHIINTSSMTGFLGFPNQSSYSLTKAAVKGFSETLYAELAHCNIGVTSIHPGAIRTNILNATMERSGADNDTKRMAALVAKFGRSPEYLAQKVLKAVKANRMRVVIGPDAWLFEIGKRLFPQWIHIPFRIALTKAAAKKSDRLA; encoded by the coding sequence ATGAAAAATTTACAGGGAAAAGTGGCGGTGATTACCGGTGCGGGCAGCGGCATAGGCCGTGCGTTGGCACAGGCGTTTGCGGCGGAAGGTTGCCACATGGCACTGGTGGATATTAACGAAGGTGGTTTGCAAGAAACGGCGGCTTTGCTAGCAGGAAAAAATGTGCGCGTGAGTACGCATGTGGCGAGCGTTGCAGATCGTGAACGCATGGCGGCATTGCCTGCCGAAGTGGAACAACAACACGGCGCGATTCATTTGTTATTCAACAATGCAGGCGTCACCGTCAATAAAAGTTTCGCTGATCACACACTGCAAGATTTGGATTTTGTTTTGGGTATCAATCTGTGGGGTGTGTTGTACGGCTGCCATTATTTTTTGCCTTACATACAAAAGCAGGGCGAAGGCCACATCATCAATACCTCCAGCATGACGGGTTTTCTCGGCTTTCCCAATCAGAGTTCTTATTCCCTCACCAAGGCAGCGGTGAAAGGTTTCAGTGAAACGCTGTATGCAGAGTTGGCGCACTGCAATATCGGCGTGACCAGTATTCATCCAGGGGCGATTCGTACCAATATTTTGAACGCCACCATGGAGCGTTCCGGCGCAGACAACGACACAAAGCGCATGGCGGCACTGGTGGCGAAGTTTGGTAGATCACCGGAGTATCTCGCTCAAAAAGTGCTGAAGGCAGTGAAAGCTAATCGCATGCGTGTGGTGATCGGGCCCGACGCGTGGCTGTTTGAAATCGGCAAACGCCTGTTTCCGCAGTGGATACACATTCCCTTTCGCATAGCTTTGACCAAGGCGGCGGCTAAAAAAAGTGATCGTTTGGCGTAG
- a CDS encoding STAS domain-containing protein yields MLEAVSANHYRIQGDIGMQSSSLLLRELLALPNANKGCDVYVDVSALTFADSLLLAALLNLQRQQQKQQQRLWVSGLQEGILGLARVYGIETLLEDMMEVA; encoded by the coding sequence GTGTTAGAAGCGGTGTCTGCTAATCACTATCGCATACAGGGTGATATCGGTATGCAAAGTAGCTCGTTGTTGTTGCGTGAGTTATTGGCTTTACCAAACGCCAACAAGGGCTGTGATGTGTATGTGGATGTGAGTGCGCTGACATTTGCAGATTCGCTACTACTAGCGGCATTATTGAACTTGCAACGGCAGCAACAAAAACAACAGCAGCGTTTATGGGTCAGCGGGTTGCAGGAAGGTATATTGGGCCTTGCTCGCGTTTACGGTATTGAAACTTTATTAGAAGATATGATGGAAGTGGCATAG